In Cytobacillus sp. IB215665, one genomic interval encodes:
- a CDS encoding peptide ABC transporter substrate-binding protein, which translates to MKKRTSWLMVMLTVVLAVVLGLAGCNSEGASQTSDSSSQKSNENSSDNNNKEAEGTNSEQVYNTIMSEPTSLSPVYAAYTQDLLLLNNIQEGLMRKGQDGATLEYGLAESHDFEDNTYTFYLRDASWSNGEPVTAYDFEFGWKTVMDPRNAAEYGYLFEITLITGAADLVYMEIPENEAEAESSIQTAKDAVGVKALDDKTLEIKVDGESPAFLELLAFPSLAPIQQQYFEEVGGVDVYGTEASNMLYAGPFVVEEWSHDEVVVLAKNEKYWDKDTVQLDKINMPWISDDNTRMQMYEQGDIDGVALPSDYIDQYANSDEATLRTRANTWWFVLNQEGEGLQGEYLRNAKFREALAIGFDRAEMSQVAWGGTQVPAGGIIPPGMAGSQAGVDFRSEFTENSKLLEFDIERAKQLVEEAKAEIGEDVPEFELIVYQSDDWAKTGQYLQQKWGEIGVPFTIKQTDSKIRRALMDSRDYHLVAAGWTADYDEPSTYLDLFVSTGSFNKNGYVSEEYDQVLEDVRATNDIEEKFNLYAELERIVVSDYAYIPLSHDGFYSLERTYVDGIVTHAVGPRSSYKWASITEK; encoded by the coding sequence ATGAAAAAGAGAACAAGTTGGTTAATGGTCATGTTAACAGTAGTATTGGCAGTCGTACTTGGTCTTGCTGGTTGTAATAGTGAAGGAGCTTCACAGACATCCGACTCATCATCACAAAAAAGTAACGAAAATAGTAGTGATAATAACAATAAGGAAGCTGAAGGTACGAATAGTGAACAAGTTTATAACACCATTATGAGTGAGCCTACTTCATTAAGTCCTGTCTATGCTGCCTATACTCAAGATTTACTTCTCTTAAATAACATTCAAGAGGGGCTAATGAGAAAAGGTCAAGATGGCGCTACACTTGAATATGGCTTAGCAGAAAGTCATGATTTTGAAGATAATACCTATACATTTTATTTAAGAGATGCTTCTTGGTCAAATGGTGAGCCTGTAACGGCATATGATTTTGAATTCGGTTGGAAGACAGTAATGGATCCACGCAATGCAGCAGAGTATGGGTATTTGTTTGAAATTACATTAATCACTGGGGCTGCTGATTTGGTTTATATGGAAATTCCTGAAAATGAGGCTGAAGCTGAGTCATCTATACAAACAGCCAAAGACGCTGTAGGTGTCAAAGCACTTGATGATAAAACACTAGAAATTAAAGTGGATGGAGAAAGCCCAGCTTTTCTAGAGTTACTTGCTTTTCCATCGTTAGCACCAATTCAACAACAGTATTTTGAAGAAGTTGGCGGTGTAGATGTGTATGGGACTGAAGCAAGCAACATGCTTTATGCAGGTCCTTTTGTAGTAGAAGAGTGGTCTCACGATGAAGTAGTTGTTTTAGCGAAAAATGAAAAATATTGGGATAAGGATACGGTTCAACTTGATAAAATCAACATGCCATGGATCTCAGATGATAATACAAGAATGCAAATGTATGAGCAAGGTGATATAGATGGTGTAGCTCTCCCTAGTGATTATATTGATCAATATGCAAATAGTGATGAAGCAACGTTGCGTACAAGAGCAAATACGTGGTGGTTTGTATTAAACCAAGAAGGAGAAGGGCTCCAAGGTGAGTATTTAAGAAATGCTAAGTTTCGTGAAGCATTAGCAATTGGCTTTGATCGTGCAGAAATGAGTCAAGTTGCATGGGGAGGAACGCAGGTTCCTGCAGGTGGTATTATTCCTCCAGGTATGGCAGGTTCACAAGCGGGTGTAGATTTCCGCTCAGAATTCACTGAAAATTCTAAGTTGCTTGAATTTGATATTGAAAGAGCCAAACAACTCGTTGAAGAAGCAAAAGCTGAAATTGGAGAAGATGTACCTGAATTTGAGTTAATCGTTTACCAAAGTGATGATTGGGCAAAGACAGGACAATATTTGCAACAAAAATGGGGAGAAATCGGTGTGCCATTTACGATTAAACAAACGGACTCCAAAATAAGAAGAGCATTGATGGATAGTAGAGATTACCATTTAGTAGCAGCAGGATGGACTGCTGATTATGATGAGCCAAGTACGTATTTGGATTTATTTGTTTCAACAGGATCTTTTAACAAAAATGGATATGTAAGTGAAGAATACGATCAAGTACTTGAAGATGTTAGAGCAACGAATGATATTGAAGAGAAATTTAATT